TCCATGAGTGCTATATCTTCTTGGGTAATCCCGTAACTGCCGATGTAGCCGCCGGCTTTCATGACTCTTCCGACACGCTCGTCCAACTCCTCCAACTGCATCTCACCGTCACAGCCGTAGCCTGATACGCCGTAGAGTGTTGGCACATCGAGCTGGATGAGTGCAGACATGACAGAAAAGTCGACCATCGCCGTTTTTGCCGGTGCCGCTTCTTTCCCGTCCGTAAAGGTGTCTGAGCCGATATCGACGCCGACGACCAGCTCGATACCTTTATCCTTCACGAATTGTTGCAGGCTGTCGCGTAAGCCGACAACGCCTGCTGTGAGCCCGCCCACGCAGACGTAATCGCCGGGGAGTTGGTCTGCCAAAATTGCTTCGCAGGGTCGGCGCTTGTCGACTCGGCTGTCCGAGTCGATCAATGCCAATTGCGGCTGCACGCGGTCTACCGGCTTCAGATCATCGAGATTGTAAAGCGTTGGACCCATCACTGCGGTGCCCCATTCGTCGGC
The nucleotide sequence above comes from Opitutales bacterium. Encoded proteins:
- a CDS encoding DUF1152 domain-containing protein, with product MPQDSPFRKSIVELGLSTKRALILGIGGGGDIVQGIPLARLFRQLGVEDIGMGGVNCQWWTPNGNPLADEWGTAVMGPTLYNLDDLKPVDRVQPQLALIDSDSRVDKRRPCEAILADQLPGDYVCVGGLTAGVVGLRDSLQQFVKDKGIELVVGVDIGSDTFTDGKEAAPAKTAMVDFSVMSALIQLDVPTLYGVSGYGCDGEMQLEELDERVGRVMKAGGYIGSYGITQEDIALMERACDTYGDPVEPMSYKAARGEFGFHNVWTHGPHGTVVKVTPLAASMLFFDARTLAEANSRGILALQETRSLSEIENTYRHTLNQLPESRMKKVMRFFD